The genomic stretch TCACTGAGTATATGTGAAGTCTGAAACCATCCTAAGGGTTTATTGgatgcagtgacatagctaatgatcatgtagcccagtgccaagctcaaaatgttgccgcggaagtgatgtcacaacaggaagtgacatcacgtctgggctttttaaaaagtgaaatttggaaggaacccacctcaTCACTCAAGCAGCttgccatccacttgctctgccacccctcccagtcagtggcatagctaaggcatctatctgctacctggggtcaaagaagatttgtagccccccgccccagagaaaatcaaatttaattaagtaaataaataaaaattatgccTGTTATtagtcagagacactgtgctggggtgaagtggaatggttattctctccttgctaaatataagaggggcatcacttgaaaaagtgctttttaaCCAGTTAGCATGGTAACTgaatggaaatgaaatgaaatgagaaatacatggactcatattaacaccttattggtttcatgctgtatcataataacatgtcattgcaacatgtcaataacataataacatgtcattgcctctaaGAACAATGAGTCTCATGGGTCAGctgtgagttaagaaaatccactttttgttccataaggcagttgttttcattttatggttaaatggtcataacttttgatggaatacagatattccaatgctgtttgtttcattgtgtactgaattaaattacctttccactgatatataacatgatggtattattcataaataccaagattttcacaattttggtcactagtgtcaagctcagcttgttgcccccctaaagcttgatgcccagtgcaactgctaccccctgcacccccttagctacaccactgattggaTGGGAAATCAATCACTTGTGCTTTGGGGAGTCAGTCAGGGAGATTGATAGATTTTGAGTCAAATCCCTACTTGGCCACCCTTGAAGTTTGGTGGATTGCCTTGATTTAATGCCTCATTTTATCTACCTTTCagagatgttggggggggggagagggggataaagaTGTCTTGCATAACTATTCATAAACTGAAGAGGGATATAGAAATCATATGTTTGAAGAGTGGTCATATGTCTAAAGTGGATTCTTTGAATTTGTCCATCCAGTATTTGGAGGAGGATTTGGGAGTCTGTGAACATTTCTGCATTAGTATCTACTTttatttaaaaccacagttttacTTTGCAGTGAATCGCATATGTGTTACTACCAGTAACCAGACAGGTTTTTTATGTGACGACAGAGAGACCTGTCTTCCAGCCAGCAAGGTCTGTGACACAAGAAGAGACTGTATTAATGGGGAGGATGAGCAAAAGACACTATGTAGTAAGAATCTTTGTTTTACTTTTACATTTCTCATGACTAGTTCATGCCATATATGCCAGCTTCCTTCCACCTCCTTGCCTCTAGAACCCTTCAGCCATTTTTTCAGGCTTCATTCATACCACAATAAGATACCCAGGGAGTAAAGCAGAAGTTGGTTGAAGATGAGTATGCTCAGCAGTTAGTTGCTGCAACTCCAAGTGATGACTGCTTGCAATGAGTAGAGAAGAGAGCAGCATAGCAACATCAAACTTGACTTCTCTTCCATTGATAGTTGCCATCTCAGCGGAAGCTGTAAATTGAATCCAAGTAGTGATCTGTAAGCCACAACATATGCATGCATCTTGATTTTCACTTGGACGTTGACtgcttcagggcgcaatcctaaacccttatgtcagcactgacataagagcaatgcagctctgagataagggaacaaaccttcccttattttgagcaggcttctgtgagtgacacccaactgcatgatgcagcacataccgcattggcacagctatgccagtgctggaaagcactgacataaggggttaggcttgcgccctcaGTTTCTATAGCCTAGAATAGATATTCGAGTATCTGCATATCTCGGAAGAGTCCATAATACCATCCTgagaataaaaaatattttaaagttcTTTTAAAGTAAAATATTGTGTTTGGATAGGGTTGTAAGATGTTGCTAAAAaactgtgtgatttttttcctctccatccaACTAATCTCTGTatgcctcttctctctctctctctctctctctctctctctctctctctctctctctctctctaatcctataaaataaatataaggaAGTTTCCATTACCGGAATGCTCTTGGAACTTGCTTCAAACATTTACACATCTTAAACTACTTTACTTAGAGCAAGTTATCAATGCCTTTATTTATTGACCAATTagatcagccattctcaaccttttcccCCCTGCTATGACCCCTTAGgaactcttctcaggttccagtcCCCCTCCCTGTCAAATAAGGATACAACACAGATAAATATAAAATCCTCTCCTCACAGTTTTCAGTCTGCAgctcccttcaaatgtgccaacTTTCCCTAGGGGGggtcatattttttttatttttcacatttttatgccaccgtTCTTCCAAGGAACttaagggtggtgtacatagttcttcccttccttttgtccttataacaaccctgtgtggtaggtgagacTAAGATATAGTGattgtcccaaggtcacccagaaagcttcatagctaagcagggatttgaacctggatcttccaagtccaacTCCTATATCCTGGCTCCCACTAAAAATGACTGAGTTAAAgtgattaattttttaaaattcagatcaGATAAAAAAGATGTCCCAATGAGGTCAAAAGTTTATTTGTTAATAAGATTTACAAAAACTGTGCCTTGCTGCACCGTTTGAGAAGTGACATTCCCCCATTCTCTtgcacacaggagggaatgctcTTCTGCTACAACACATACATGCATCATGTAAAGACAAAGTAAGGATGTCTTTCAGTTCAAAATGTTTGCTTTCACTCATACAGtacaaattaagggcacaatcctatcttgtgctggaacaggcaagccaggagacttgcattgtatccagcgcaggatagctGCCCAAAGTGGCTGTCGGGGTCCCCACCCTGCACCCGGGACCCTGCCGTACCTCAGGAGAGGGCTCTGGGGCTGGGGAGCCAGGCAACATGAGAGGAGAGAAgccagaagggcaggaggaagagccaggtgaaggcagcacaggggaagaagggagacCTTTAAGCCAAGGCAAGGGTGGCTCCCAGGGAACCGCCCTTTTTACCTCTCctgagagaaaggggaggagctATGGGGAGGGTAGCTGGCCCTACAAAAGCTGGGAGGCTAGTGATGCAGGGGCTGGTTAGAAACTGGGAGGTGGGTGGCTGTGCAGCCAACagcccctgcccaggacccagacagcaaaagcccagccagggaagaggaccAGGGTGCTGGAACCCTCTCTCCCTGAGCCGGTCTGAGGCCTTCTCAGGACACCCTTAAAGTGCCAGTCAAGCAGAGCAGAGGTTCTGCCCCAAGAGCCTCACAGTGGCCCCTTAACTCTAGGAAAGCCACCCTTGCCCCAaagggtcttcttggacttgtgacacctcctgaggtggcaaaagtctgaggagagcggactGGCTTGAAGTAGCCTgacgctgcttggggaatggggttgggatctaacataactgctgggtcccagccccacctcctgctccccacccgctgccctggggctgcccaccgcccacctcccctgccctggaacagctCGAGCTCGACCGACTCAAGGCTCAGAGCCTCTGTCAGCGtggaggcttaagtcagcctccacaggctggtgtgcCTCCGTGCGCTGGCCTAGTCAAcacatgaggaggcacaaacatgccttacggcacatttgcagccctcctgcaactctccttgtgccggcccaagggcctgtcaggattgcactgcacattggTTAATCAACCACACCTCATGCAATCCATTAAGATTTCTTTAACTGGGTGGCAGCCCTACTATTTATGACTATTCACAACATTTAAGCCTCTACCATTTTGTCCCACTGTGTGTTTTACATAGCACAATGCTGTACATACTAGTTTTGCATGGGATATCTTACTACATTCTGATGTCTCTTCTTTAGGTGACATACCCAATAGCCTTCCAGGATACCTGATATTTTACTGTGGCAATGGCAGGTTTTGGATCTATGCTGACAAACGATGCAATGGGTTCAATGATTGTGGAGACTGCTCTGATGAACTAGGATCCAGTAAGTCTATTCATCATAGGACATGCAAAACTACAGTATTTTTCGAGCCAGATTATTTGATACCTGTGAGCTGTGCTGAACTGGTAACCCAACAGGGTGATGGTCCTTTCTTCTCTACTAACAAGACAAAAGAAGGTTCTTCTTCACAGCAGTGCATAATTAGTGTATGGAACTTATTGCCACAAGTTGTGGTGATGATGGCCAAtagcctggatgactttaaaagggaattggagaaaATCATGATCTATCACTGGCttctagtcatgatgactatgcaGTACTTTGAGGTTCAGCactgtatgcctctgaataccatttacagggaagcaatggcaggagagaagtgtgttttttttctcctgtttttgggcttcccagaggcagctggtgggccgctgtgggaaataggatgctaAACTAGTTgggcttttggcttgatccagcagggcttttctggaGTTCTCTTTTCATTATATTCTTCTTTTTTTATATTTAATAAGTGTTAGGAAGAGAGTCATTAATTCATATACAGTACATTCTAATATGTGTAAAGATTCTGTGTAATGACTATGTAAAGAATATGCATGGATGCCTGGCATGAATGATTTATGTACTAGTAGTTTGGTACATAAGTCAAAAAGTATGGAAGTCAAACAGCTGGTCCTTGCACAGGCTATCACGCCTGTGTGAAAACATAATCAAAGGACATACTGTGTGTGCATAAGTGTTGATATAGCCATCTGTGACTTGGGGAGCCAGTCTATTTGAAATTTTACTGAGAACTTTTTGCAGACTTTAGTATTTAGTTTCATTTTTTGTCTTATTTTGAGAGTTGGAAAGTGCGGGTTCCTTCCTATCTTCAAAGTCCAGGAGGATACAATTCTCATTACATACCACGGAGCAATAACATAAGAACCAGGGCCATCTCAAGGCCTCTCACATATGTGGTGATATGCCAAATATTCCCCCGCCCATACTTATGGATCTGCCACTGTTCCTCTCACCAAGCCACATCCCTATGACAGAAGCACAGAGGGCAGACATCAACCCACCACCCAAACTCCAGACAAAACAGATAtattttgagccctcactgaaaatcCGTGAGGGAGgaggtagttcttaattcccccagaagggaattccatagttgtggtgccactatagAGCTTGACCCTATGCTGGCATCCCTTtaacttgggacagaggtggtACTTGAAGGAAAGCCCCGTCTGATTACCTAAGAGACCAGCCAGAAGGAGAAGAAGGTCGACCCATCAGATAATCTGGACCCAAACCAAGATGGGCTTTAAACGTCAATACCATCACTTCCATATAGTTCCTAGTATACCGTAACCACTAATATTAAAAGGTAATTGCAGTAGCCAGTTCGGATGACTTAGTACAAAGGAGGTCAGAGGTTATGTGTCTTTAGTAGGTGTGTAAAATAGTAGGTGTGTAAAAAAGGCAATTTTGGCATACACAGTTGATGTAGAGATTAGAAAACCTACCACAATTTCCTCTTTGCTGTAATTAGGAAAGATACAGGACTTCTTTTGCATAGCAATAGCCACCCAGCCAACACTGTGACTTACATACAACTTTTGGAAGACAACAGTGATGCTTTTGCTTTTTATTCCAGAGGCCAGCTGTCCTCCTTGTAGGCCAGAACAATGGAGATGCACATCAGTCTTCCATAAATATTGTGACTgcattcccagaattctttgccAAGATGGAATACAAGACTGCAATGACTGGTCTGATGAATATATATGTAAAAgatgagcagcccaggactgtaaGCTCTCAGGGAACATCGGGAGCTGTCCATCAAGTGCTGCTGTGGTGCAACCTCCTTACATTTCTGAGAGGCCTGTTGAGCTGAATGTTTTACGTAGTGCTTGATGAGTTGCTCCCAGATCACCAAGCCATTACCTTTTGCAGACAAAAGGAGGCCTATTTATAAACCGTAGTCTGTTAAATACTCACTGTTTTTAAGTCTGTTAAAGATTTGATGTTAAAAGTCTGTTAAAGATTTGATGAAAAAGAAATCTGGCTTTGAGTTTCACACAGTGATCACAGATGGTTTGTGAAAACTTGCTTCGTGACAACTGGGTGACCACTGGTCAGAAATGATTAACAAAAAAAGTGAAGGATGATACCTCAATCAATACCTCTTCTCTCACAGTTACAACCTCATTGCTGCATCAACGCTTGCAGTGATGCCAGTTATCTTATTTCTAGTTGGCATTTTGAGGTcagtgatggccaactgtttgctGTGTGGACACTTTGTCGTCTCCCCTTCCCATTCCCTTTCCTTTCTGTGCTCTTTTCCCTTAGTAGCCCATGGACATTTTACAGTCATGGTCTCTGAAATGAACTGTGCCCACATGTTGCATCATCAGTGTGTGAAACGAGCATCTTTAGTCCTTGAGTTGCTGATTAAAAGCTCATAGAGTAAAATCTGAAGTTACTCCAGCTTGAGTTATGCAGCTTGCATTGGCAGAAACAATCTTCCCAAGTCCCCTACTTCCTCCCAAAGTCCACCCCAAGTGACTGTTGAAGGTCAAGGGTCCTATGGTAGCAGCAGCATAGGATGCACTACAGGGAGAGGAATGTAGGGAGAATTAAGGGAAACAGGAACTGCAGTGGTTCCTCCTTGCTGTTCCCCAACCCTCTGGGGTTTATCCCTCCCATGCCTCGTCTCATACCACTGCTGAGGATTCCCGGACCTTCAGCAGTGGTTTTCAGGGTGCTTTGatagggtttttgttttgtttttgcggACCAGATGCAGGCTTCTCTAAAGAGCTCTACATGATTTTAGCTGTTGTTTACTAATGTggggccttttttccccccatatcaGCTGTTTCGATATTGGATccactttttatgtttttatggttgAGAGCTTTTTATATGTTTTCTTTTGACGCCTGGATGGTTGTGGATTGTTAATTGGGTAAACAGAGCTGTTTTGCGTCTTGGATTGGTCATTATGTCTTTGCTCACTGGGAGTGCCTTTCCACAAAGAGGTAAGAAGAGATTTCGGAAAAGTCCTATCAAGTCGGAGGAGGGTGTTTATAAAAGGTTGAAGCAATTGAGGATTGAAAAATTTCTACCATCTCCTTCTGCTGGTACGCATATCCCTTTGAAGGCCTCGGCGTGTATTACTAATGATTGTCCTGTGGTGTCGGGTAGCTCTCCTCCCCGGAAAATCAAACGGTCTCTGCCTATATATAAGaggaagaaaataagaacaaacCCTTTGGCTAGAGACAAAAAATGCTTACAATTACAAATGGTACAACTCACCCAACAACTAAGTGAGGCTTGTTTGATATCCAGTCACACCCTCTTGTATATTCTTGGTCGTTTGAATTCGATTGAAACATCAATCAGCTCTCTAACCCAGACTTTGGCTGTCTCTAACAAAAGATCTCACAGGGTTGGAAATGAAGAAATACCAGGAGTAACGTGTTTAACCCCCTCTTCAGAAGCTGAGGAAGATAAAGTGAAGTTGATTTTACTGCAAAACTGTGTTTTGCTTTCTGTTCCTGTATCAGACTCTGCTTGGTGGAGGAGTAAGCGGTTGATAATTAGAGCTATATCTCAACTACTGAAGGTATTTATTCATCCCTCAGAATTAACAAGCCATTATTTTTTGCCCTCTTGTCATGGATATAAGATATTGTCTCTAACTTTTAAAACTAGAAGGATTCCAGGGCTACTTTTACgagctgctgagagcctgaaggaCAGATTTCAAATTTTAGTACATAGAATGTTTCAAAACTTGCACATTCGGCTCCTTTGTATAAATAAGGGAAGGCAGACTGTTAATGTAAGGTCTAGGACTAATGATTATTATTCTCCAGCTGATTCTCAGTCTCCACCAGTTGAGAAATCGACTGGGCAATCTTTGGGTGAGGAGGACTCAGTTTATTTACAGGCCAGATTAACAAACCTACTCAAAAAATTCTCCACTAGTCAAGCAGTTCCTGGGATGGAGTTGGAATTGGGAAGTGAAATGGATCTTGATTCAGCTTCCCTTCCCAAGAGCCCTGtggtgtctgctgctgctgttcgtCCTGTTCTTATGGATATGGAGTTAGAGCTGGGTGAGTCCAACCCACAGTCCAACAGTATTTTTACTCATCCCCCATTGCTAAGGACGGAGTTTTGTAGGTCACCAGTGCAACACTTTCCAGAAACCTTTTTTGTTACAGACTCTCATTCTGATGAATTAATTGCGTTCCCAACAATTTTCACCTTTCATCTTTTCACCTTCTTTGTCTGCAGGAGACCTGGACGCTTGATGCTGTTCCCATGTTGTTGCAAGGATACAGCTCCTTTTTGCTTCCTGCCCTTAAGTCACATGTAAAAGGAAGAGCAAGAGGAGGTCTAGCTATCATGGTTTCTGTCAAATTGGATGTGGTGGCAGAAGTTATTTATCAGTCCAAAAGCAactgtattttatctgttttgtTGATAGGTAATTGGGGCTTTGAGTTAAATGCATTGGTTTGCCTTAATGTATATTGTCCACCTAATAATATTGGGAGTGTTACCTCCTTCTGGGAAGAACTGGAGGAGGTTATATATTATTGTGAAACGCAATACCCGAATGCCGCTATAATTTTATGTGGTGATTTTAATTCTAGAGTAAGTTTGGGTATTAGTAGAAAGTATTTTGATCATACTGAAGCTTTTTTATCTGATCACTCCTCTTTAGATAGAGTGGCTAATTCACAAGGTAGAAGGTTAGTTAAGTTAATGTCATCTTTTCAGTTAACATGCCTTCATGGCAGTTTTTTGGATAATTCAAAGGGTTATTTTACTTACTTAAAAAACAGTAGGGCAGCAAGTGTCATTGATTATATTTTTTGTTCCACCAGGTTATTATCTTTTAAGCTGAACTATGACATCTTAGATCGTCCTGATAGTGATCATTTACCAGTGTCTCTCTCTATATCTACAGTAATCCCTCAGCTGCCTTCTATTTCCACTGATTGGGCTGAGAGGACTATTGTTGTGGGGAAACGATTGAAATGGTCCCCCACTATTGATTTATCAATCAGGGAATTATTAGACAGTCCTAATTTTGTGGCTTAGCATAGGGACGTAGTTAAAGGAGATATGGATCCTATTGAAGGCCTTAACTATATTATCTCAAAGTTAAGGCCTTTATTAGTTCAGAAGTCATGGGAACCTGGTTCTGCCCGTTTGGTAACTGGTTTGATAAGGAATGTAGATTGGCCAAAAAACATCTGACTCGATTGATTAGGAAGTTAAGACAAACTCGGCTAGCCTCAGACTTAGATGCTTTGACCCAATTTCGTTCAACATATAAGGAacttctgaagcaaaaaaagagtGTATACATGTCAGCTCAGTGGAAGGAATTGGGGAAAGCTGCCATGGAAAAGAACGAAAAAAAGTTTTGGTCCTTAATTTCACCTCCCAACCCGGGCCTTAACTGTAAAATGAACGACTGTATTGCTGCCGGTACATGGTGTTCCTATTTTAGTAATATATTTGACAGTGATGCCAATGCCAGGCAAAATAATGTTAGCAATTGTCAGTCGCTTTTGGCAttaacaccagaatggcccccagTCACGGAACAGGAAGTTGGTGAACTTATAGATGCTTTAGCAACAGGAAAAGCACCTGGTGAGGATATGATTCCTCCTGAGGTGTATAAGACCAACATTGAATGGTGGGcccctttccttgccaaattGTTTACTTACATTAATGCCACAGGATTTTTCCCGGAAGGCTGGAGACAgagtattatttttccagtttataaaaaaggggaTAATTCCAACCCCCAGAATTATCGCCCAATCAGTCTACTGGATATTAGTTCTAAGATTTACTGTCGTTATCTCCTTCTGAAGTTGGTTAAATGGGTTGCggaaaatgatattttgcatCAAGAACAAGCTGGTTTAGGAAAGGCCATAGTACGGTGGACCAAATCTTTGTCTTTCATCATTTAATCTGTAAATATACAAGCAGGCCATTTAAATGgctctttgcagcatttatagatttttcttctgcatttgatacagtccctagggatcgtctatgggataagcttgctgggactaatattgataggaggtTGCTGCTTTTAATGCAAGAATTATATACCAATACCACCTTGAGGGTAAGGATAAGTGCAGATGGTAGACTGACGGAGGAAATTTGTTCTACCAAAGGTGTTAAACAAGGGTGTTTGTTGGCCCCACTTCTTTTCAATCTTTATATCAACAACATTGTAAATGTTCTAACTCATGCAGATCATTTCCCCCCCTCAATTGGAaa from Tiliqua scincoides isolate rTilSci1 chromosome 4, rTilSci1.hap2, whole genome shotgun sequence encodes the following:
- the LDLRAD1 gene encoding low-density lipoprotein receptor class A domain-containing protein 1, translated to MGRLDRGRLSLIVLWNFLPQEVVVKAPDGIDIFQRVEQTEVLDGKAGQEPPGSDWFVELLATGGGGCCDDCSVYIPCTRRCICVTAIALLLLGVIAAIIALVVTVGLPPHTPVNRICVTTSNQTGFLCDDRETCLPASKVCDTRRDCINGEDEQKTLCSDIPNSLPGYLIFYCGNGRFWIYADKRCNGFNDCGDCSDELGSKASCPPCRPEQWRCTSVFHKYCDCIPRILCQDGIQDCNDWSDEYICKR